A region of Allocoleopsis franciscana PCC 7113 DNA encodes the following proteins:
- a CDS encoding pentapeptide repeat-containing protein — protein sequence MKVRYLLNLYDQGARDFSGVDLCGADLRGVTLIGVNLTGANLTGANLSRAFLTKSDLSGAQMNWANLSFAKMSEAKLVEADLTKANLSGAFMVKSKLPGAKLSGANLSAVNLRRANLWGANLCSADLQRTNLRDTNLSGVNFNWANLSEARLVGAKLYGASLNGVNFSKAFLKEVDLGGADLEGVSLREAKLNGANLEGANLTRANLSEANLHGANLKGVDFTGANLTKASLEQANLTWAILKKADLRGANLSEAKLNGIDFEDMQIGGAILPVSTDHLLYYAM from the coding sequence ATGAAAGTGAGATATCTGCTCAACCTTTATGACCAAGGAGCTAGAGATTTTTCAGGTGTCGATCTGTGTGGGGCAGACTTAAGGGGAGTCACTCTGATTGGAGTCAACCTCACAGGAGCTAATTTGACCGGTGCTAACTTGAGTCGAGCGTTTCTCACCAAGTCAGATTTGAGTGGTGCTCAAATGAACTGGGCTAATCTCAGTTTTGCCAAAATGAGCGAAGCTAAACTCGTAGAAGCCGATTTAACCAAAGCCAACTTGAGCGGAGCCTTTATGGTGAAGTCAAAACTTCCAGGAGCTAAGCTGAGTGGTGCAAATCTTAGTGCGGTTAATCTGCGGCGTGCTAACTTATGGGGGGCTAACCTCTGCTCCGCAGATTTACAAAGAACAAATCTCCGAGATACCAATTTGAGCGGTGTCAACTTCAACTGGGCGAATTTATCAGAGGCGAGATTAGTTGGAGCAAAGCTATATGGAGCTTCGTTGAATGGGGTTAACTTCAGTAAAGCCTTTTTAAAAGAAGTCGATCTGGGTGGCGCTGATTTAGAAGGCGTCAGCCTGAGGGAAGCTAAATTAAACGGTGCTAACTTGGAAGGAGCAAACTTAACAAGGGCTAATTTGAGTGAAGCCAATTTACACGGAGCTAATCTCAAAGGAGTAGACTTCACAGGCGCTAACCTGACTAAAGCTTCTCTAGAACAGGCTAACCTGACATGGGCAATTTTGAAAAAGGCAGATTTAAGGGGAGCTAATTTGAGTGAAGCAAAGCTGAATGGGATTGACTTTGAGGATATGCAAATTGGTGGTGCTATTCTCCCGGTATCAACAGATCACCTCTTGTATTACGCGATGTAA
- a CDS encoding glutaredoxin family protein: MQLILYSKPGCHLCEGLQEKLEQIQGLNLALDVRDITTREDWFQAYQYEVPVLCRGRAGQEEPLPRPSPRLSVQQLERMLQNYLSVDEAK; encoded by the coding sequence ATGCAATTAATCCTATATAGCAAGCCCGGTTGCCACCTGTGTGAAGGATTACAAGAAAAGCTCGAACAGATTCAAGGCTTAAACTTGGCTCTAGATGTGCGAGATATTACAACGCGTGAGGATTGGTTCCAAGCCTATCAGTATGAAGTGCCGGTTTTGTGCCGAGGCCGTGCGGGTCAGGAAGAACCCTTGCCTCGTCCTTCTCCTCGCCTGAGTGTTCAGCAGTTGGAACGAATGTTACAGAATTATTTATCGGTAGATGAGGCAAAATAA
- a CDS encoding GumC family protein, which translates to MESKHYVEDIDFQKYWLILRRHWLPGTTAFAVIVVLATSLAFLKKPTYSALGRLLIKKTNPTSGLVTEASAKIGQLESLNFMNTPLDTEAEVIRSIPLIQKTIDTLKLKDKEGKPLKPEDFLKQLTVKGIKGTDILEISFKSKSPQEAAQIVNTLIDLYKRNNILSNRAEAVAARQFITQQLPASESTVRQAEANLRIFREKNNIVALEEEATTAVEVIAELDKKLDQTRTELEGVTARVEELQRKTGLNSRQAMALNSLTQSPGVQEALEEVHKLENKLAAEQSRFRDQNPNIVNLKLDLDAKKALLQDRIRQVLGSGQQVPGTNLQMGEQKQKLIADLVNAEVERQDLANQVTYLYQARSAYKQRVNVIPRLQQGQRDLQRQVDAAQASYQALLKNLQEVRIAENQNVGNASVLAYASVADKPVGPKKKLLLGAGLVGGTMFYVVVAFLLDLRDPSIKTAKDVRELYGYTWLGMIPNSKKKGFFHTRKQDEFVPPLPVRDAPQAVSSQAYRMLQANLKFLSPDKELKVVVVTSSVSKEGKSTVSANLAVAMAQLGHRVLLIDADLHHPMQHHIWHLANAVGLSDVIVNRSEFGIAVREVMDKLDVLPSGVIPPNPLALLDSKRMNSLIEEFSGTYDFVILDTPPLILAADALSLSKMTDGVLLVARPGILDRVSATAAKQFLVQSGQKVLGLVINGVRVGNEPDSYFHHAKSYYQEDFTTSKEVTTAQREKISDRS; encoded by the coding sequence ATGGAATCTAAACATTACGTCGAAGATATAGATTTTCAAAAGTACTGGCTTATTTTAAGACGACATTGGCTACCCGGTACGACGGCCTTTGCGGTGATTGTTGTGCTCGCAACCAGCTTGGCGTTCTTGAAAAAGCCAACCTATTCAGCACTAGGAAGGCTTCTGATTAAGAAGACAAATCCAACATCTGGCTTAGTAACAGAGGCATCAGCAAAAATAGGACAGTTGGAATCCTTAAATTTCATGAATACGCCTCTGGATACAGAAGCGGAGGTAATTCGTTCCATCCCCCTGATCCAAAAAACCATAGATACCTTAAAACTAAAAGACAAAGAGGGGAAGCCTCTAAAACCTGAGGACTTCCTCAAACAACTCACAGTAAAAGGTATCAAAGGAACCGATATATTGGAGATTTCTTTTAAAAGCAAGTCTCCACAGGAAGCGGCACAGATCGTCAACACACTCATCGATCTTTATAAGCGGAACAATATACTTAGTAATCGAGCGGAGGCCGTTGCAGCTCGCCAATTTATCACCCAACAGCTACCCGCTAGTGAGAGTACTGTGCGTCAAGCAGAAGCGAATCTGCGTATCTTTAGAGAAAAAAACAACATAGTCGCACTAGAAGAAGAAGCCACTACGGCTGTGGAGGTAATTGCGGAGCTAGACAAGAAATTAGACCAAACTCGAACTGAGCTTGAAGGTGTAACGGCTCGGGTCGAAGAACTCCAAAGGAAGACAGGTCTCAATTCACGGCAAGCTATGGCTCTGAACTCCCTTACTCAGTCTCCTGGGGTTCAGGAAGCGCTCGAAGAAGTCCACAAGCTAGAAAACAAGCTGGCTGCTGAGCAAAGCCGATTCCGAGACCAAAACCCCAACATCGTTAACCTGAAGCTCGATTTAGACGCTAAAAAGGCACTACTACAGGATCGGATCAGGCAGGTTCTTGGCAGTGGACAGCAAGTTCCCGGCACGAATTTGCAGATGGGGGAGCAAAAACAAAAACTGATCGCAGACCTAGTGAATGCCGAGGTGGAACGCCAAGATTTGGCGAATCAAGTCACTTACCTGTATCAGGCTCGATCGGCCTACAAACAACGGGTGAATGTCATACCCCGATTGCAACAGGGTCAGCGGGATTTACAGCGGCAAGTGGATGCCGCTCAAGCTTCCTATCAAGCTCTCTTAAAAAATCTCCAAGAAGTACGGATTGCGGAAAATCAAAATGTAGGTAACGCCAGCGTACTGGCCTATGCCAGCGTGGCAGACAAGCCTGTTGGTCCGAAGAAAAAGCTACTCCTAGGTGCAGGACTTGTGGGGGGCACCATGTTTTACGTAGTCGTTGCTTTCCTTCTAGACCTAAGAGATCCATCGATCAAAACAGCAAAAGATGTACGGGAGTTATATGGGTATACCTGGCTAGGAATGATTCCTAATTCAAAGAAAAAAGGGTTCTTTCATACCAGAAAACAAGACGAGTTTGTGCCGCCACTTCCCGTTAGAGACGCTCCTCAGGCGGTGAGTTCTCAAGCGTACCGGATGCTACAGGCTAACTTAAAATTTCTTAGCCCCGATAAAGAGCTGAAAGTCGTTGTAGTGACCAGTTCGGTTTCCAAAGAGGGCAAGTCTACGGTCTCTGCTAATTTGGCTGTAGCTATGGCTCAATTGGGTCACCGGGTCTTGTTGATTGATGCGGATTTGCATCATCCGATGCAGCATCATATATGGCACTTAGCGAATGCGGTAGGATTGAGCGATGTCATCGTGAATCGGTCTGAATTTGGCATCGCGGTGAGAGAAGTGATGGATAAGTTAGATGTCCTGCCATCGGGAGTCATACCTCCCAATCCTTTGGCTCTGCTTGACTCCAAGCGAATGAACTCATTAATTGAGGAGTTTTCTGGGACCTATGATTTTGTAATTCTTGATACGCCTCCTCTGATCTTAGCGGCTGATGCCCTAAGTTTGAGCAAAATGACGGATGGTGTTTTATTGGTAGCTCGACCAGGTATTCTCGACCGAGTCAGCGCTACCGCTGCTAAACAATTTTTGGTGCAATCAGGACAGAAAGTTTTAGGTCTAGTCATCAATGGTGTAAGAGTTGGAAACGAACCTGATAGTTACTTCCACCATGCTAAGTCCTACTACCAAGAGGACTTCACCACCTCAAAAGAGGTCACGACAGCTCAGAGGGAAAAAATTTCTGACCGCTCTTAA
- a CDS encoding IS66 family transposase has product MKCLQLRFKFDAIVSSDEFRAYKGYPVNAQQKCLLHVRRHIKQVMNLGHGNNSERGQVFWDLIDKAVAQNLQWRLSNEAAYRVWTNGFNFRLKPSLQRWTAQAGDETGRLLRSRHDKIQQWWYFFEYPEVPSVNNVAKPEACRLAPCFSLCLAVTKQQAHRGSRSMNQFAQTADLLSVVQTSRLQGRWVRSFFHEVSITKAG; this is encoded by the coding sequence ATGAAGTGTCTTCAGTTACGGTTTAAGTTTGACGCTATTGTCAGCAGTGATGAGTTCAGAGCCTACAAAGGCTACCCAGTCAATGCTCAACAGAAATGTCTGCTACATGTGCGGCGTCACATTAAGCAAGTAATGAACTTGGGCCACGGCAACAATTCTGAGCGTGGACAAGTGTTCTGGGACTTGATTGATAAAGCTGTTGCCCAGAATCTTCAGTGGCGCTTAAGTAATGAAGCAGCCTACCGAGTGTGGACAAACGGATTTAATTTCCGTCTCAAGCCTAGCCTACAGAGGTGGACAGCGCAAGCGGGAGATGAAACAGGCAGATTACTGCGTTCCCGGCACGACAAAATCCAGCAGTGGTGGTATTTCTTTGAATATCCGGAAGTTCCTTCGGTCAATAACGTGGCAAAGCCTGAGGCGTGCCGCTTAGCGCCTTGTTTCTCATTGTGTCTAGCCGTTACTAAGCAGCAGGCGCACAGGGGATCGCGTTCAATGAATCAATTTGCTCAAACAGCAGACTTGCTGAGCGTAGTACAGACCAGTCGGCTACAGGGAAGGTGGGTGCGGTCGTTTTTCCACGAAGTCTCGATCACTAAGGCAGGGTAG
- a CDS encoding O-antigen ligase family protein, whose protein sequence is MLEPLPPRKLVSPLLHLAEERFAVFGVLVFSGVLTCSSYYNVSEGIGGYGFYVSSRFDTAASLMQLGIYAATIFLLLARLKSVVLPALRDPFLWGLVGLIVFSFIWSDFPELSQKAGIKTLYTTLFGLYLASRFTLKEQLRIIAWALLIATVFSLLYTLAFRGAGIEQGTHSGSWRGPLIHKNHFGRLMVVSSLVCLLAAFNSGRYRYLMWVGCGLSVALLLLSDSGTGLIVFLTLVILLPFYRALRLSDSLAIPFFITMITVAGGIALWAGTNWNDLLFSYGKDPTLSGRTHIWDAVIERLWHRPWLGYGYHGFWEERGESVYVFRAVHYLVYQAHNGFLNIAIELGFLGLFCYSLSMLFTYIRAIRCVRSDQTSAELWPIIYVTFLLMFNYTETTTVEQNSIFWVLFVAISLSLKRGKWVKLREESEIREKKNLVGQT, encoded by the coding sequence ATGCTAGAGCCTTTACCACCACGTAAATTAGTTAGCCCACTCTTACACCTTGCCGAAGAGAGATTCGCGGTTTTTGGCGTACTCGTTTTTTCGGGAGTCTTGACTTGTTCAAGCTATTACAATGTGTCGGAGGGCATCGGAGGATATGGTTTTTATGTCTCTTCCAGGTTCGACACTGCTGCATCGCTGATGCAGTTGGGAATTTATGCGGCTACTATCTTCCTGCTGCTTGCGCGATTAAAAAGTGTTGTTCTTCCTGCGCTGAGAGACCCATTCCTATGGGGTTTGGTAGGACTTATCGTGTTCTCTTTTATTTGGTCTGATTTCCCCGAACTCTCACAAAAAGCCGGTATAAAAACTTTATATACAACCTTGTTTGGACTATACTTGGCTTCGCGCTTTACCTTGAAAGAGCAACTACGGATAATAGCGTGGGCATTGCTTATCGCCACAGTGTTCAGCTTACTGTACACCCTAGCATTTCGGGGGGCTGGCATAGAGCAAGGAACTCATTCAGGCTCTTGGCGGGGACCGTTGATACACAAAAACCACTTTGGTCGCCTTATGGTCGTATCGTCGCTAGTTTGCTTACTGGCGGCTTTCAACAGTGGCAGGTATCGTTACCTGATGTGGGTTGGCTGTGGTCTTTCTGTTGCTCTGCTTCTGCTTTCAGATTCAGGAACCGGTTTAATCGTCTTTCTAACCCTTGTGATTCTCTTGCCTTTTTACAGGGCTTTGCGGTTGAGCGACTCCCTGGCTATTCCCTTCTTTATTACTATGATCACCGTGGCTGGAGGTATAGCTTTATGGGCTGGCACCAATTGGAATGACTTACTGTTTAGTTACGGGAAAGACCCTACCCTCAGCGGTCGGACTCATATCTGGGATGCTGTAATTGAACGATTATGGCATCGCCCGTGGTTAGGTTATGGGTATCACGGGTTTTGGGAGGAGAGAGGGGAATCAGTCTATGTTTTTCGTGCCGTTCACTACCTAGTCTACCAAGCTCACAATGGGTTTTTAAACATAGCGATCGAGCTTGGCTTCTTAGGGTTGTTTTGTTACTCGCTGAGTATGCTTTTCACCTACATCCGAGCAATAAGATGCGTGCGTTCAGATCAAACATCCGCAGAGCTATGGCCAATAATATACGTAACATTCTTACTGATGTTTAACTATACCGAGACTACAACTGTAGAGCAAAACTCTATCTTCTGGGTATTATTTGTAGCAATAAGTCTCTCTTTAAAACGTGGAAAGTGGGTGAAGCTTCGGGAAGAAAGCGAAATCAGAGAAAAGAAAAATTTAGTCGGACAGACCTAG
- a CDS encoding Npun_F0813 family protein: MFILKKQDVEISTIQHPKRDQQIPILNYQGQSFRLISVFSANQAEDAKAFWRDLTDNRGKVCVLLEEPERYSVWGKIRLEQLGTESSPDAKIVPFTQACLLLLQTVYMDVEDLLGNRQAGLFQKDLTQVFQQWHFPKADSPAAVKNLLSIDPLTALQIPPWEEHHLITLLQELYRLGKEYFGNTNFAEGVRDILQDMSETELAQFLEWLQSSPLGKLWR; this comes from the coding sequence ATGTTTATTCTGAAAAAGCAGGATGTTGAAATCTCTACCATTCAGCACCCGAAGCGGGACCAACAAATCCCAATTCTCAATTATCAGGGGCAATCTTTTCGTTTGATTAGCGTATTTAGTGCCAATCAAGCAGAAGATGCAAAAGCCTTCTGGCGAGACCTCACAGATAATCGCGGCAAAGTCTGCGTCTTATTAGAGGAGCCTGAGCGCTACAGCGTTTGGGGAAAAATCCGCCTTGAGCAGCTCGGAACAGAAAGTAGCCCTGACGCGAAAATTGTCCCTTTTACCCAAGCCTGTCTTTTACTGCTACAAACCGTTTATATGGATGTTGAAGACCTTCTCGGAAATCGGCAAGCGGGATTGTTTCAGAAAGATCTCACCCAAGTCTTTCAGCAGTGGCACTTTCCAAAAGCTGACTCACCAGCGGCTGTGAAAAATTTGCTCAGCATAGACCCACTCACCGCCTTACAGATACCACCTTGGGAAGAACATCATCTAATTACTCTATTACAGGAACTCTATCGTCTTGGAAAGGAATATTTTGGGAATACCAACTTTGCGGAAGGAGTAAGAGATATATTGCAAGATATGTCAGAGACTGAACTCGCGCAGTTTCTGGAGTGGCTTCAATCTTCTCCACTGGGTAAACTATGGCGATAA
- a CDS encoding DICT sensory domain-containing protein, whose translation MTLPSSQGLSLYQLALEALGISQSFRVSCDTLKSLVGALIDVLIEGKISATLWVKLPPRVGWLSELKRYQQQAFMAHKIYLCNGRKEDLLETKDGVVQLANVKPESQFFPIQLTGGSQLEREYFLLILSEPFSGLLVAQPIEPWESSMPTQLPQTQPLSTIFTLERQVIQQAFEGIKEAIAVDDAISEEVLEFWKTRFPQGSASQEKEILTQLLVKQLQQTEAILHPSIPSDLSLGDAVNRNATTELTPILDTTPTTAPPPDDGLRDKDELLKRVVQELRTPLTSMKTALKLLDAAQLKPIQRKRYIQLLNTECDRQNSLMTGFLELAQLESEPQPPVMPSVQLADILPGVVSTYQAIAQEKGIQLGYTIPSGLPSVSCLETWLRQILINLLHNSLKFTPAGGQVKVQATLQGEYIQLVFEDTGIGIAAHEIPIIFDIFYRGRSTITQNTGAGLGLTIVQQLLLRCGGSISVTSQVGEGSSFKVMLLVASSTAPLCQGRK comes from the coding sequence ATGACCCTACCCTCGTCTCAAGGTTTGTCTCTCTATCAACTGGCTCTAGAAGCACTAGGAATTTCTCAGTCTTTTAGAGTCAGTTGTGACACGCTCAAATCGCTGGTAGGGGCATTAATCGATGTCCTGATTGAGGGGAAAATATCGGCAACACTTTGGGTCAAATTACCACCAAGAGTCGGCTGGTTAAGCGAACTTAAGCGTTACCAACAGCAAGCTTTTATGGCACACAAGATTTATCTGTGCAACGGTCGAAAGGAGGATTTATTAGAGACTAAGGATGGTGTTGTTCAGCTTGCTAATGTCAAACCAGAGAGCCAATTTTTCCCGATACAACTAACAGGGGGCAGCCAGCTAGAACGAGAATACTTTTTATTGATTCTCTCTGAGCCGTTTAGTGGTTTACTGGTGGCTCAGCCGATTGAGCCATGGGAATCCTCAATGCCAACGCAATTGCCTCAAACTCAACCGTTGTCAACGATTTTTACCCTGGAACGCCAAGTCATTCAGCAAGCCTTCGAGGGGATAAAAGAAGCGATCGCGGTGGATGATGCTATTTCTGAAGAGGTTCTAGAGTTCTGGAAAACTCGCTTTCCCCAAGGTAGCGCTTCTCAAGAAAAGGAAATACTCACCCAGCTTTTAGTCAAGCAACTACAGCAGACGGAGGCAATTCTCCACCCGTCTATCCCTAGCGATTTAAGCCTAGGCGATGCCGTTAACCGTAACGCTACAACAGAGCTAACACCGATTTTAGACACTACCCCAACTACGGCACCACCACCGGATGATGGCTTACGTGACAAAGATGAGCTTCTAAAGCGAGTAGTTCAGGAATTACGCACACCATTGACGAGTATGAAAACGGCGCTGAAGCTGTTGGATGCAGCGCAACTCAAGCCAATTCAGCGTAAACGCTACATACAGTTACTGAATACAGAGTGCGATCGCCAAAATTCTCTGATGACTGGTTTTCTAGAGTTAGCCCAACTAGAGAGCGAACCCCAGCCCCCTGTAATGCCGTCTGTACAACTGGCAGACATACTTCCCGGCGTGGTTAGCACTTATCAGGCGATCGCACAAGAAAAAGGTATCCAACTTGGCTATACAATTCCCTCTGGTCTTCCCTCTGTCTCCTGTTTGGAAACTTGGCTTCGACAAATCCTGATTAATCTTTTGCACAACAGTCTAAAGTTTACTCCGGCTGGCGGTCAAGTGAAAGTGCAAGCAACGCTTCAGGGTGAATATATCCAGTTAGTCTTTGAAGATACAGGTATTGGCATTGCCGCCCATGAAATACCCATCATTTTCGACATTTTTTACCGAGGACGCTCAACCATTACCCAAAACACAGGTGCGGGTCTAGGTTTAACCATTGTGCAGCAATTATTACTACGCTGTGGGGGTTCGATTTCGGTTACGAGTCAGGTAGGTGAAGGTTCTAGTTTCAAAGTAATGCTACTTGTTGCCTCTTCTACTGCCCCTTTGTGCCAAGGACGGAAGTAG
- a CDS encoding methyltransferase domain-containing protein, protein MLNQSVGLTDLLSKSLAENRSMNIQAKLPTSMHQMLSCPVCRSQVILNQEQIDCTNPSCKMQFPIVDGIPVLINESSSIFSFSDFLSQKDTTFTFQSQSKLKKFLTNRLPDINANMKGKRNYNKFLELVKKQNERPKILVLGGGIVGDGMEEILSNPSVELVSSDVSFGPCTALICDAHDIPFEDNSFDGVIAQAVLEHVLDPNRCVEEIHRVLKENGVVYAETPFMQQVHMGRYDFTRFTHLGHRRLFRKFEEVSSGPTCGPGMALAWSYQYFLLSFVKSSAAKNIVKAFTRLTSFWLKYFDYFLIDKPGTFDAASGYYFIGTKSDRVLGDRELIKLYRGIQ, encoded by the coding sequence ATGCTCAACCAATCTGTCGGCTTAACTGATTTACTATCCAAATCCCTGGCAGAGAATAGGTCTATGAATATCCAAGCAAAACTTCCGACCAGTATGCATCAAATGCTTAGCTGTCCAGTTTGCAGGTCGCAAGTGATATTGAATCAGGAGCAAATTGACTGCACCAACCCTTCCTGTAAAATGCAGTTTCCAATCGTTGATGGCATCCCAGTTTTAATTAATGAATCTTCCAGTATCTTCTCTTTCAGTGACTTTTTGAGTCAAAAAGATACTACCTTCACTTTTCAGTCTCAGTCTAAACTCAAAAAATTCTTAACGAATCGCCTACCCGATATTAATGCAAACATGAAGGGAAAGCGGAATTACAACAAGTTTTTAGAGCTGGTGAAGAAGCAGAATGAAAGACCTAAGATTTTGGTACTCGGTGGGGGTATTGTGGGGGATGGCATGGAAGAGATATTGTCCAATCCCTCTGTGGAGCTCGTTAGCAGTGATGTTTCTTTTGGGCCTTGTACAGCCCTGATCTGTGATGCCCACGATATCCCCTTTGAGGATAATTCGTTTGATGGTGTAATCGCTCAAGCGGTACTTGAACACGTTTTAGACCCCAATCGATGTGTAGAAGAAATTCATCGAGTCCTGAAAGAAAATGGCGTGGTTTATGCCGAGACTCCGTTTATGCAACAAGTCCACATGGGGAGATATGATTTCACTCGCTTTACTCACTTAGGGCATCGTCGCTTATTTCGGAAATTTGAAGAAGTTTCGAGTGGTCCAACCTGTGGGCCGGGAATGGCATTAGCTTGGTCTTATCAGTACTTTCTTTTAAGCTTTGTCAAATCATCAGCCGCCAAAAATATTGTCAAAGCTTTTACTCGATTAACTTCTTTTTGGTTAAAATATTTCGATTATTTCTTGATTGATAAGCCGGGAACCTTTGATGCGGCATCTGGATATTATTTTATCGGTACCAAAAGCGATCGCGTTCTGGGCGATCGAGAACTGATAAAGCTTTATCGAGGCATACAATAG
- a CDS encoding UDP-N-acetylmuramoyl-L-alanyl-D-glutamate--2,6-diaminopimelate ligase: MKLRQLLATIPNIVQMPDHPALEAEVKGLSTNSHACKAGDLFIGMPGTRVDGGEFWQSAIASGAIAALISTQAAEKSPSPEALGASACVISATDMTIACAEAAAAFYGYPGQQLKLIGVTGTNGKTTTTHLIEFLLTHAQQPTALLGTLYTRWPGFQQTAVHTTPFPVELQQQLKSALEAGCQLGVMEVSSHALAQGRVLGCSFEVGVFTNLTQDHLDFHRDMEDYFAAKALLFNANYLKGRAIINIDDPYGKRLVEQLQPEQVWSYSVHDPSADLWTSDLNYESTGVSGILHTPAGEAPFRSPLVGQYNLSNWLAAVGAVLQVGLKLETVVEALPQFMGVPGRMERVQIKPEQDVSVIVDYAHTPDSLENLLKASRPFIQGKMICVFGCGGDRDRTKRPKMGKIAAELADVAVVTSDNPRTEDPERILQDILEGIPSSVTPIVQGDRATAIRTAILQAQPGDGVLIAGKGHEDYQILGTEKIHFDDREQAREALAERLA, encoded by the coding sequence ATGAAATTACGCCAACTATTAGCTACGATTCCTAACATTGTGCAAATGCCTGACCACCCAGCACTGGAGGCTGAGGTGAAGGGACTCTCGACCAATTCCCATGCCTGTAAGGCAGGGGATTTATTTATTGGGATGCCAGGAACACGGGTTGATGGAGGAGAGTTTTGGCAAAGTGCGATCGCATCCGGTGCGATCGCTGCCCTAATTTCTACCCAAGCCGCTGAAAAAAGCCCTTCTCCAGAAGCTTTAGGGGCAAGTGCTTGTGTGATTTCTGCGACGGATATGACCATCGCCTGTGCCGAAGCCGCTGCCGCTTTCTATGGATATCCAGGACAGCAACTCAAGCTGATTGGTGTGACGGGTACCAACGGTAAAACCACAACCACCCATCTCATTGAATTTCTCCTCACTCATGCTCAGCAACCTACAGCACTTCTAGGTACCCTTTATACCCGTTGGCCTGGTTTCCAACAAACAGCCGTTCATACAACCCCGTTTCCGGTGGAACTGCAACAACAGCTCAAGTCAGCCTTGGAGGCAGGATGCCAGTTGGGTGTGATGGAAGTCAGTTCCCATGCCTTAGCTCAAGGCCGAGTGCTTGGTTGCTCGTTTGAGGTCGGAGTGTTTACCAATCTAACCCAAGACCATTTGGACTTCCACCGCGATATGGAAGATTACTTTGCCGCCAAAGCGCTTTTGTTTAATGCCAATTATCTCAAAGGACGGGCGATTATTAATATTGATGACCCCTATGGCAAGCGATTGGTAGAACAATTGCAGCCAGAACAGGTCTGGTCTTACAGTGTGCATGACCCCTCGGCTGACTTGTGGACGAGTGACCTGAACTATGAATCGACTGGGGTGAGTGGGATACTGCATACGCCTGCGGGTGAGGCTCCTTTCCGTTCGCCTTTGGTGGGTCAGTACAATTTATCTAATTGGCTGGCGGCGGTAGGAGCTGTTTTACAGGTGGGTTTGAAGTTAGAGACGGTGGTGGAGGCGCTCCCGCAATTTATGGGCGTTCCTGGACGGATGGAGCGGGTGCAAATCAAGCCAGAACAGGACGTGAGTGTGATTGTAGATTATGCTCATACGCCCGATAGTTTGGAGAATTTGCTCAAGGCATCGCGACCCTTTATTCAGGGCAAGATGATCTGTGTGTTTGGGTGTGGGGGCGATCGCGACCGCACAAAGCGTCCCAAAATGGGTAAAATTGCCGCCGAACTCGCTGATGTGGCGGTCGTGACTTCTGATAATCCCCGCACGGAAGACCCAGAGCGAATTTTACAAGACATCCTCGAAGGAATTCCGTCATCCGTGACGCCCATTGTACAAGGCGACCGCGCCACCGCCATTCGGACTGCTATCTTACAAGCTCAGCCGGGAGACGGTGTTTTAATTGCAGGGAAAGGTCACGAAGATTATCAAATTCTCGGTACTGAAAAAATTCACTTTGATGACCGAGAACAGGCACGAGAGGCACTTGCTGAGCGATTAGCCTAG